GCCAACACCCGGTCGGGATTCTCCGGGTCGGTGATCCTTATCTCCGTCGCGGGAAGCGGCAGGCCGACAGTACCGGCGCGGGTCTCGCCGACGAACGGATTGACCGCGACCACCCCGCTGGTCTCGGTCAGGCCATAGCCTTCGAGCACGCGGGCGCCGGTGGTGCGCTCGAACCGCTCCTTGAGCACAGCGGTCATCGCCGCGCCCCCCGAGAAGCACTGCTGGACGGAATCGAAGTTCGTCCTGGCGACGTCGGGATGGTCGATCATCGCCTGGAACATCGCGGGCACGCCGCACAGGTCGGTCATCCGCCCGCGGCGAATAACGGCCAGCGCCTCGCCCGCGTCGAACCGGGCGAGCAGATACAAGGTGCCGCCGGACATCAGGGAGCGGTTCAGGACAGCGCTGTTGGCGAAGATGTGGAACAAGGGAAGCGCGGCGAGCACCCGTGCGGTGCGTTCGCCCTCACCGGGGTCGATCGCGGCTAGCTGCTGGGCGTTGGCGGTCAGGTTGGCGTGGGTGAGCGCCGCGCCCTTGGGGACGCCGGTCGTGCCTCCGGTATATTGAAGCAGCGCAATCGATCGGGGGTCGACCTCGACCGGCTTGAGCTCCGCCGGAGATCGGAGGAATGTGCTCCAGCGAACGACCCGCTCGTACTGCGGCAGGTCCTGACGTTCGCCGCGCTTGAGCAAGCGGAAGCCAAGGCTTCTAAGCGGCGGCAACACATCGACCAGCGACCCGACCACGAGGTTTCGCAGCATGCCCTTGTCCAGCAGTCGCTGCATCGGCGCCCACAAGCGCTTGAGGTCGAGACAGACCATCACTTCGGTCCCTGAGTCACGGGCCTGGAAGGCGACCTCGTCAGGCGAATAGAGCGGCGAGAAGTTGACCACCGTCGCGCCGGCGAGCAGCGCGCCATGATAAGCGATCGGGTAATGCGGCGTATTGGGTAGGAACAGCCCAACCCGCGTGCCTGGTCTGACCCCGATCCGCTGGAATCCCGCGGCGGCCGCACGGGCACCCTCCAGTAAGGCGTCGTAGCGCCAGGTGCGCCCCATGAAGTCGAGCGCGATGCGGTCTGGATGCTGCCGCGCACTGCGCACCAGCAATTCCGCCACCGGCAAGGCTTCGGGTCTCCAGTCGGGGGCGACCGGATGTCCTGAATTGCTGCCGGTGATGTTCAACGCACGATCCCCTAGTCGCCCTGGCTTCACTGACAACATTGTAAGTGACTGAAGGTTTCAGCGGGGTAACGAGCCTAGATCGAACGGGCAATCAGCTCCTTCATGATCTCGCTCGTGCCGCCGTAAATGCGGGTCACCCGGGCGTCGCGCCACAGCCGGGCGATCGGATATTCGTTCATGTATCCGGCCCCGCCGTGAAGCTGCAGCGAGGCGTCGCAGGCCGCGAATTGCAGTTCAGAGTGGAACAGTTTGGCGCCGCTCGCCTCGGCCGGGGTCAGTTCGTGCCGCATGTGGCGCTGGATCGCCCAGTCGAGATGCGCCCACCCGACCTGCAGCCGGGTCTTGAGGTCGGCAAGGGTGAAGCGGGTATTCTGGAACTCGAACACGCTCTTGCCGAACGCCTTGCGGTCTTTGGTGAACTCGACCGCGAGGTCGAAGGCCCGCTGGGCGGCGGCCTGGCACTGCACGGCGATCGACAGGCGCTCTTGCGGTAGCTGGTTCATCAGCATCGCGAAGCCGCCATTCTCTGGCCCGAGCAGGCGGTCGGCGGGAAGCGCAACCTCGTCGAAGAAGAGTTCGGACGTGTCGTTGCCGTGGAGCCCGATCTTGTCGAAGTTGCGGCCACGGCTGAATCCCTCGTCGCCGGTTTCGACCAGGAACAGCGAGATGCCCCGCGCACCACCCTCCTCGGTGGTGCGGGCGCAGACGATCACCAGATCCGCCGCCTGGCCGTTGGTGATGTAGGTCTTGGAGCCCGACAGCCGCCAGCCGTTGCCGGCCTTGCGGGCAAACGTCTTCATCCCCTGGAGGTCGCTTCCGGCCCCCGGCTCGGTCATCGCGATGGCGGTGATCGCCTCGCCGCTGACCATCTGGGGCAGCCACTTCTTCTTCTGCTCCTCGCTGCCATAGGCGAGGACATAGTCGGCGACGATGTCGCTCTGCAGCGACCAGCCAACCGCGCTACCGGCATAGGAGGCCTCTTCCGAGACGATCGCGTTGAAACGGAAATCGAGGCCGAGACCGCCATATTCCTCCGGCACGGTCGGGCACAGCATCCCGGCCTCGCCGGCGCGCAGCCAGGCTTCGCGCTCGACGATGCCCTCGCGCTCGTGGCGATCGGTATCGAGCGTGTCGACCACCCGCCGCACCGTGTCACGGAAGGCGTCATGCTCGCTCTCGAACAGGGTCCGGGTCGAGGTGTCCAGCATTGCAATCTCCCTTGCGTTCGGACCAGCCTAGGCGCCAAGGCGGCAAAGGAAAGGGGTTCGAATGGCCGGGGCTCTCGAAGGATTGACGATCATCGAGATGGCGGGGCTCGGGCCCGGCCCGTTCGCGGCGATGATGCTGGCCGACCACGGGGCGAGGGTCATCCGGGTCGAGCGGCCGGGCAACCTTTCGATCCCCAATGATCCGCTTACCCGCAACCGCGAAAGCATCGCGCTCGATCTACGGCAGGACGAGGGGCGCGACCTCGTTCGCGGGCTTGCGGCCCGCGCGGATGGCTTGATCGAAGGCTATCGCCCCGGCGTCATGGAGCGGCTGGAGCTGGGGCCGGAGCGGCTGCTCGGCGATAATCCGCGGCTGATCTATGGGCGGGTGACCGGCTGGGGGCAGACGGGCCCGCTGGCGCAGGATGCCGGGCACGACATCAACTACCTCGCGCTGACCGGCCTGCTGTCGTGCATCGGCGAGGCGGATCGACCGCCTGCGGTGCCGCTTAACCTGGTGGCGGATTATGCCGGGGGCGGCCTGATGCTGGCGTTCGGGATGCTGGCCGGTCTGATCGCGGCGCAGCGGACGGGCGAGGGGCAGGTGATCGATGCCGCCATGACCGACGGCGCCGCGCTGACCGGCGCGATCGTCTTTGGCCTGCGCGCGGCGGGCATGTGGCGCGACGAGCGCGGGGCGAACCTGCTCGACGGGGGTGATCCCATCTATGGCTGCTACCGCTGCGCCGATGGAAAGGACTTGGCGGTCGGGGCGATCGAACCGCAGTTCCGTGCCGCCTTGTACGACGGGCTCGGCCTTGCGCCGGGCGCGGGCCGCCAAGCGATCGCCGCGGCCTTCGCCACCCGCGGACGCGATGAGTGGATGGCGCAGTTCGACGGCAAGGACGCCTGCGTCGCGCCGGTGCTCGATCTCGGGGAGGCGCCGGAGCATCCGCATAACAGGGCGCGCGGGACCTTCATCGATGTAGACGGCGTGGTTCAGCCGCGGTCAGCCCCCCGGTTCGAGCGAACGCCTTCGCCGCCGCCGCGGCTCCCTCGCGATCCGGGATGCGATGGCGACGCCATCCTCGCCGAACTAGGACTGTCGCAGCACGAGATCGTCGAACTGCGCGATCGCGGGGTGCTGCTGTGAACCCGCAGTTCGAGACGATGAAGGTCAGTATCTTCGAGGAGATGAGCCTCGCAGCGGCCCGCCACGGTGCTGTAAATCTCGGTCAGGGTTTCCCCGATTTCGGCTGGCCCGAGCCTCTGCTCGAAGATGCCGCACGATTAGTGCGCAAAGGCAGCAACCAGTATCCGCCCTCACGGGGCCTGCCGGTCCTTCGGGAAGCGCTGGCGGCCTTCTATGCCGAGCGCCAAGGGCTCGCGTTCAAGCCGGAGCAATTCGTCGTCACCAGCGGCGCAACCGAGGCGATTGCTGCCGTCCTGCTCGCCGCGCTAGAGCCGGGTGACGGGGCCATCGTCATCGCGCCCGCCTATGACGCCTATGCGCCGCTGATCCGCCGGTCAGGGGGGCAGGTCCAGGAAGTCGTGCTGCGGCCGCCGTCGTGGCGGATCGATCGCGCGTTGCTCGAGACGGCGGCCACCCCGTCGACACGGCTGTTGGTCGTCAACAACCCGCACAATCCTACTGGACGCCTCCTCGACGGGCAGGAACTCGGAACGCTAGTCGACTTCGCGCGCGAGCATGACCTGCTGATCCTCAGCGACGAGGTATGGGAGGAAGTGCTGGCGCCGGGCGTGCGGTTCACCTCGCTTGCGTCGCTCGCCCCGGAACGGACGGTCAAGGTCGGCTCGGCCGGCAAGATATTCTCGCTGACCGGCTGGAAAGTCGGATGGGCGGCGGCGACCGCAGGGCTGGCCGACATCATCGCCCGCGCCCACCAGTATCTGACTTTCGCCACCCCGCCGCACCTGCAGGCCGCGGTCGCTGCCGGGCTCGGGCACCCGGAATGGCTGGACCCACCCCGCCACGGGTTCGCCCGTGCTCGCCAGCGCCTTGCCGACGGGTTGCAGGAGGCCGGCTATGTCTTGCTGCCCAGCGAAGGCACTTATTTCCAGTGCGTCGACCTGCCTGCATCCGGCATCTCGCTGGACGACCGCCACTTCGCGACGATGGCCGTCGAGCAGGCGGGCGTGGCGGTGATTCCCTTGTCGCCGTTCACCGAGGGTGAGCCGGAGCGCGGCCTGATCCGCCTCTGCTTTGCCAAGAGCGACGCGACGATCGATGCCGGCATCGCAGCGATGGCGATGGCACGAGCGTTGGCCGGGCCGGTCAGGCCTTGATCCGCTGAGGTTCTTCCTGCGGCGGGCGGATCAGCAGCTTCCACCGCCGTTTGTGGCGGCTCGCCCAGGCCACCAGCTCGCCAGCCTCAAGGGGGTGGGCGACGAGATATCCCTGGATGAGGTCGCAGCGGAGATCGCGCAGCGCGGCAAGCTGCTCCACCGTCTCGACACCCTCGGCGGTTACCTGCAGCCCCAGGCCATGGGCGAGCTCGATGACCGAGCGGACGATCACCTGGTCGTCGCGGCTGGTCGGCAGATCGGTGACGAATTGGCGATCGATCTTGATTTCGTTGAACGGCAGCTTGCGCAGCTGGATCAGGCCCGAATAGCCGGTGCCGAAATCGTCCAGTGCCAGCCCGACGCCCTTGATCCGGAACCGGGTCAGCGTGTCCATCAGGTTGATCAGCGGCTGGGTCGCCCCCTCGGTCAGTTCGAGGACCAGCCGATCGGTCGGCACGTTTAGCGCCCGGCACATCCGCTCTACCAGGTCGGGAAAATCGAGCTGTTCGAGGCTCATCGCGGAGATGTTCACCGCCACCGACGTGTCGAGCCCGGCGTTATTCCACACCCGCAACTGGCGCAGCGCCGTCCGCAATGCCCATTGGGTCAGGCCGTCGATCAGGCCGTGCTGCTCGGCGAGGGGCACGAAGCGGGCAGGGGAGATCACGCCCATTTCCTCGTGGGTCCAGCGCATCAGCGCCTCGACCCGGATCAGCGATCCGTCGAACGCATCGACCTTGGGCTGATAGGCGAGCCGCAGCTCGCCGTGCCTGAGCGCCCGCTCAAGCTCGTCGAGCAGCCGCACGTCATCCTTGTTCACCCGACTCGGCCTGAATTCAGCGACAGGAGGAGGCTCTCAAGATCATCGAGGCGGACCGGCTTTTCGAGCGGACCGACCATCTGCAAGCCCAGTTCGGTGCCGAGGCGAAAAGCGCTTTCGAGTACGCGCCTGTCGAATCCGGACACGATCAGCACCGGTCCGGTGAATTCATGCTCCGCAAGAAAACGCAGATATTCGACCCCGTCGGTGTTCGGCATGCCGAGGTCCAGCACCACAACCTCGGGCCGGGCCTCACCGAATGCCGCGACGAAGCTTTTCTGCTCGGCGGCGATGGTCGGTTCGAATCCGGTCATCCGCGCGGCTGCAGCCATGTAATCGGCAAGCGCGGGTTCGTCGTCGATCAAAAGCAGGCGGGGCGGGTTTGGCATTAACGCCACCCCTTCACGACTTTGCTCCGGACATGCAACCGCTTCTTAACCGTGTGTGTCGTACGACCATGTCGCTGCGCAGTTGCGTGGACGATGTCGCGAGGGAGACAGGAACGCGTGTTTCATAGCCTGATCCGCCGCCAGCTGAGGCGCCCGGCAGAAGCCGATGCCGCCGCATTCGACTCGACCACCGTGTCGCTGAGCCTTGCGGTCCCGCGTCCCCCCGAACGCCGGACGGACAATCGCCTTCTCCCTACCTTGCGCGTCGCCAAGCTCGACAGCCCGGTCGGCGAGCAATTGATCCGCATCCGCAACATGTCGGCCGGTGGCCTGATGGCCGATTGCACTCGTTGCCCACCGGTCGGGACCGAGGTGAAGGTCGAGTTCAACAACCAGAAGATCCCGGCGAGCGTGGTGTGGATCCGCGAAGGGCTGATCGGCCTCAAGTTCGACCAGAGCCTAGACCTTGGCGAGTTGCTGGCCGGCCGCAAGCCGCGCCACGGCTTCCGCCCGCGTCCGCCTCGGCTCGAGGTCGGCTGCTCGGCCACGGTCAAGATCGGCAAGCTCTACTACAAGGTCGACGTCCACGACATGTCGCTGGGCGGCATGAAGGTCGGGCCGATCGACGATTATTGCATCGGCGCCAAGGTGGTGGTCGTGGTCGAGAGCCTGCGCCCGATCAAGGGTGAGGTACGGTGGTATTCCGACCGCCGCGCCGGCATCGTGTTCGAACGCGAACTGAGCTTCGAAGAGCTCGCCGAATGGGTTGGCAAGCGGCTCGAACTGGCCAGCCTCAAGGCGTCTTACCGCCCCTGACTTCTCGCAAAGCGGGCGAGTCGCTCCTACATGCGTTCCGAACCAATCGGAGTGCTTCAATGAGCGAACAACAAGCCATTCTTGCCGGCGGCTGCTTCTGGTGCACGGAAGCAGTGTTCCTCGACCTCGCAGGCGTGAGCGGCGTCGAGAGCGGCTATATCGGTGGCGAGACCGTCAACCCGACCTATAAGCAGGTGTGCGGCGGCAATACCGGCCACGCCGAAGCGATCCGGGTGACCTTCGACCCCTCGGTCATATCCTATGGCGATCTCCTCGACATCTTCTTCGCGACCCATGATCCGACCCAGCTCAACCGGCAGGGTAACGACATCGGCACTCAGTATCGCAGTGCGATCTTCCCGCTCTCGGAAGAGCAGGAGCAGACCGCCCGCGCCAAGATCGCGGCGTTGAATGAGGAGCAAGGCGGCAAGATCGTAACTACGGTGGAGCCTGCTACGACCTGGTATCCGGCCGAGGATTATCACCAGAATTACTGGGAAACCGAAGGCCGCAGGAGCCCCTATTGCATGACGGTAATTCCGCCCAAGCTCAACAAGTTACGCAAGAGTTTTCAAAACCGTCTGAAGGCCGACGCCTAAACCTTTTGCCCCTCTCCGCGGCCAATCGCGGGGAGGGGCTGTCAAGCCATTCGGCTGAGCCCGAAGGCGGCGAGAAAGCCGGCGACGCTGATCAGCCCGGCGAAATCATGGGCTCCTTCGAACGCCTCGGGGACCATGGTGTCGACGATCATCGCCAGGATCGCGCCGGCCGCGATCGCCTGGACGAAGGCGAGCAATTCGGGCTGGACGCCGGCGAACAGGATGTAGCCGAGCGCTGCCGAGATACCCGACACCAATGCGATCGCGCCCCAGAGCGCAAATACGCCTGCTGCGCGCTTGCCTTCGGCTTTCATGCCGGCCGCGCTCGATAACACTTCAGGAATGTTCGACAGGAAAACGGCAATCACCGCAACCAGACCGACCGCACCGCCTTCCAGCAGGCTGACACCGATAACGATGCTTTCAGGGATTCCGTCGAGCAAAGCGCCCAGCGCCAGTGCCGAGCTGTTGTCGGGATGCTTCTCGGCTTGCGCTGTCCGTTTCTGCTCGTGGCTGCGCTTGCGATGCCGCGCGCCGCGGCGGCTCAGCCAGTCATTTGCGAGGGTGTAGAGCAACGCTCCGGCCAGGAAGCCGCCGGCGACCGGCGGGAGGCCGCCCTCCTTCCACGCTTCGTCGACCGGCTCGAACGATAGGGCGGAGATCAGCACGCCGGCGCCGAACGCCATGAGCGCTGCCACGATCCGCTGCTTCAACGGCACGAACCAGCCGATTAGCGCCCCCAACAGCAAGGCCGATACAGAGAGGGGGCCCCACAGGCCCGCTTGCAGCGCAATCGGCATGGGGCGCTAAGGCCTGGGCGTGGCAGAGTGTTGCCTTGCCGGGCTTCCGTGCGCTGACGCCTGTGCTAAGTCCTTCGAATGGCTCGACCCTGCTTCAAGCTCGAGAAGGATCATCCCTTGCCCCTCGCCGGGGTCGACGAGGCTGGCTGCGCGCCGCTTGCGGGTCCGGTGGTGGCCGGCGCAGTGGTGCTGGACCGCGAGCGTTTTCCGCGCGGGATCGACGACAGCAAGAAGCTCAGCCTTGAGGCGCGCGAGGCACTCTATGCCAAACTGATGAAGCAGGCGCGCTGCGGCGTGGGCATCGTGTCGGTCGAGGAGATCGACGCGCTCAACATTTACTGGGCGCGGATGCTGGCGATGGCCCGCGCGGTCGAATCGCTCGGCTTCGATCCCGCTTTCGTGCTAGTCGACGGCAATCGCTGCCCCAAGTGGGAGCGTCCGTCCCGTGCGATCGTGGCGGGCGATGCCCGCTGCCGCTCGATCGCAGCCGCCTCGATCATCGCCAAGGTCACCCGCGACCGGATCATGGCCTCTCATGCGGCGGATTATCCCGGCTACGGATGGGAGCGGAATCGCGGTTATCCCACGCCCGACCACCGCCTCGCCCTGCGCGAATTGGGCCCTACGCCCCTCCATCGCCGAAGCTTCGGGTTGGTCCGCGAAGCGCTTGACGCCGCCGCCCAGGCGATGCTGGCATTTGCCGCGGAATAGATGGCGGCAGGGCTGAGTCCTTGCCGCAACACCACATCAGCTTGAGTCCCGGACACCGGGCAGGACTCAACATCTTGTGTTCATCTCGTTGCGGACTCGTTCCGTTCCATCGACCCTCCGGGGGCCGTTAACCCTTTCCTCGTTGACCCGGACTCATGCCGGACTCACCATGGCGACCGAAAGCAGGGGAAAGCCACCGATGAACCTCATGACGCCCGTCAGGGACGCGACGCCGCGCGTCCGTCGCAAGGTCGAAGCCGACCCCAGCGGGCGGATCATCTCGGGCGACTGCATCGAGGCCATTCGCGCGCTTCCGGCCTCCAGCGTCGACCTGATCTTCGCCGATCCGCCTTATAATCTGCAGCTTGGCGGCGACCTGTTCCGGCCCGAGGGCGGGCGGGTCGACGCGGTCGACAACGACTGGGACCGATTTGACAGCCTGGCTGCCTACGACAGCTTCACCCGCGCCTGGCTGAGCGAAGCGCGCCGGGTACTGAAGGACGACGGCGCGATCTGGGTGATCGGCAGCTATCACAACATCTTCCGGGTCGGTGCCGCGCTGCAGGACCTCGGCTTCTGGATCCTCAACGACATCGTGTGGCGCAAGTCTAACCCAATGCCCAACTTCCGCGGCACCCGCTTCACCAACGCGCACGAGACTTTGCTGTGGTGCTCCAAGTCGCAGGACAGCCGCTACACCTTCAACTATCGCGCAATGAAGGCGCTCAACGACGACCTTCAGATGCGCTCCGACTGGGTGCTTCCGATCTGTTCGGGCGCCGAGCGGTTGAAGGGCGGGGACGGGCACAAGGCGCATCCGACCCAAAAGCCCGAAAGCCTGCTGTACCGCGTCCTGCTCGCCTGCACCCAGCCTGGCGACACCGTGCTCGACCCCTTCTTCGGCACCGGCACTACCGGAGCAGTCGCCAAGCGGCTCGGTCGCCACTGGATCGGGATCGAGCGCGAGGCAGACTATATCGAAGCCGCCCAGGCACGGATCGCGGCCACCCTGCCGCTCGATGAAAGCGCGATGGAGACGGTGCCCGACAAGCGCTCGCAGCCACGCGTCGCCTTCGGCCTGCTGGTCGAAAGCGGCCTGGTGCAGCCGGGCACGGTGCTGACCGATGCCAAACGGCGCTGGAAGGCGGCGGTGCGGGCCGACGGGTCGCTCAGCTGCGGGCCGCATACGGGATCGATCCACAAGGTCGGCGCCGGTCTGAACAAGGCACCGAGCTGCAACGGCTGGACCTTCTGGCACATCGAGCGGAAGGGTGGGCTGGTTCCGCTCGACACTCTCCGCCAGGAGCATCTGGCGGCGCTGAGCTGAACCATGGCCCTGCGCACCATTCTCCGTCCGACGGCCTTCGTTGACGCACCCTTTGGCTATGACGGGCAGGTCGCTCGGCTGGCCGGAACCATGTGCTGGTTCTCGGCCGTCGAGTTGCTCAAAGTGGGCCATGATGGGCAGGTTTCGGCCGAACTGGTGCCGGTCGAACAGATCGAAGCCCGCCTCGATGATGACGCCATGGCGGCAGACTGGGCATCGCTGACCGCGGTGCGCCCACCTCTTCGGCTAGGCGAGCGCACCATCCGCCTCGACCAGCCGCAACTGATGGCAATCCTCAACGCCACCCCCGACAGCTTCTCAGGCGGCGGACAGGCAGCGAGTGCCGACGACGGCTTCGCGGCGGCAGAAGCGGGAGCCGCGATCCTCGACGTCGGCGGTGAAAGCACCCGGCCTGGGGCGCGCCAGGTCTGGGAAGGCGATGAGATCGAGCGGGTGCTGCCCTTGGTTCAGCGACTGGCTGCCGGGGGCGCGGCGGTGTCGATCGACACCCGCAAGGCCGCGGTGATGGAAGCGGCGATCGGCGCCGGGGCGACCCTGGTCAATGACGTGTCGGCGCTCGGCTGGGACCAGCGCTCGGCGGAGGTGGTGGCGAAGGCCGGCGTGCCGGTGGTGCTGATGCATCACCAGGGCTCGCCCGAGACCATGCAGGAGGCTCCCTCCTACCCGCGCGGGGCATTGGTCGAGGTCTTCTTCTGGCTCGAGGACCGGATCGCCGCGGCGGTCGACGCCGGCATCGCCCGCGACCGGATCATCGTCGATCCCGGCATCGGCTTCGGCAAGAGCGTCGCCCACAATCTCGAGCTGATGAACGGCCTCACCGCCTTTCACGCGCTCGGCTGCCCGCTACTGGTCGGCGCCAGCCGCAAGCGGACCATCGGGGCCTTGCACAACGAGGCGCCAGCCGATCGGCGGCTAAGCGGAAGCGTCACGCTGGCAATCAAGGCGGCAGAGCAGGGCGCCCACCTCATCCGCGCCCATGACGTCTTCGAAAATGTGCAGGCCCTGCGCGTCTGGCGCGGCCTTCGCGATC
Above is a window of Sphingomonas glaciei DNA encoding:
- a CDS encoding PilZ domain-containing protein, encoding MFHSLIRRQLRRPAEADAAAFDSTTVSLSLAVPRPPERRTDNRLLPTLRVAKLDSPVGEQLIRIRNMSAGGLMADCTRCPPVGTEVKVEFNNQKIPASVVWIREGLIGLKFDQSLDLGELLAGRKPRHGFRPRPPRLEVGCSATVKIGKLYYKVDVHDMSLGGMKVGPIDDYCIGAKVVVVVESLRPIKGEVRWYSDRRAGIVFERELSFEELAEWVGKRLELASLKASYRP
- a CDS encoding EAL domain-containing protein, which gives rise to MNKDDVRLLDELERALRHGELRLAYQPKVDAFDGSLIRVEALMRWTHEEMGVISPARFVPLAEQHGLIDGLTQWALRTALRQLRVWNNAGLDTSVAVNISAMSLEQLDFPDLVERMCRALNVPTDRLVLELTEGATQPLINLMDTLTRFRIKGVGLALDDFGTGYSGLIQLRKLPFNEIKIDRQFVTDLPTSRDDQVIVRSVIELAHGLGLQVTAEGVETVEQLAALRDLRCDLIQGYLVAHPLEAGELVAWASRHKRRWKLLIRPPQEEPQRIKA
- a CDS encoding ribonuclease HII codes for the protein MARPCFKLEKDHPLPLAGVDEAGCAPLAGPVVAGAVVLDRERFPRGIDDSKKLSLEAREALYAKLMKQARCGVGIVSVEEIDALNIYWARMLAMARAVESLGFDPAFVLVDGNRCPKWERPSRAIVAGDARCRSIAAASIIAKVTRDRIMASHAADYPGYGWERNRGYPTPDHRLALRELGPTPLHRRSFGLVREALDAAAQAMLAFAAE
- a CDS encoding AMP-binding protein, with the translated sequence MNITGSNSGHPVAPDWRPEALPVAELLVRSARQHPDRIALDFMGRTWRYDALLEGARAAAAGFQRIGVRPGTRVGLFLPNTPHYPIAYHGALLAGATVVNFSPLYSPDEVAFQARDSGTEVMVCLDLKRLWAPMQRLLDKGMLRNLVVGSLVDVLPPLRSLGFRLLKRGERQDLPQYERVVRWSTFLRSPAELKPVEVDPRSIALLQYTGGTTGVPKGAALTHANLTANAQQLAAIDPGEGERTARVLAALPLFHIFANSAVLNRSLMSGGTLYLLARFDAGEALAVIRRGRMTDLCGVPAMFQAMIDHPDVARTNFDSVQQCFSGGAAMTAVLKERFERTTGARVLEGYGLTETSGVVAVNPFVGETRAGTVGLPLPATEIRITDPENPDRVLAGGETGELQIKGPQVMVGYWQAAVEAPDPLPGGWLRTGDLGFVESGGYLRLVDRSKDMINVGGFKVFPSQVEAALLKHAAVKECLVIAVPDERVGERPKAFAVLNEGAEASPTDLMTALCERIGKHERPVAIEILDDLPRTMIGKPDRKALTKMDAERRAAATS
- a CDS encoding aminotransferase class I/II-fold pyridoxal phosphate-dependent enzyme, which codes for MNPQFETMKVSIFEEMSLAAARHGAVNLGQGFPDFGWPEPLLEDAARLVRKGSNQYPPSRGLPVLREALAAFYAERQGLAFKPEQFVVTSGATEAIAAVLLAALEPGDGAIVIAPAYDAYAPLIRRSGGQVQEVVLRPPSWRIDRALLETAATPSTRLLVVNNPHNPTGRLLDGQELGTLVDFAREHDLLILSDEVWEEVLAPGVRFTSLASLAPERTVKVGSAGKIFSLTGWKVGWAAATAGLADIIARAHQYLTFATPPHLQAAVAAGLGHPEWLDPPRHGFARARQRLADGLQEAGYVLLPSEGTYFQCVDLPASGISLDDRHFATMAVEQAGVAVIPLSPFTEGEPERGLIRLCFAKSDATIDAGIAAMAMARALAGPVRP
- a CDS encoding response regulator, giving the protein MPNPPRLLLIDDEPALADYMAAAARMTGFEPTIAAEQKSFVAAFGEARPEVVVLDLGMPNTDGVEYLRFLAEHEFTGPVLIVSGFDRRVLESAFRLGTELGLQMVGPLEKPVRLDDLESLLLSLNSGRVG
- a CDS encoding ZIP family metal transporter codes for the protein MPIALQAGLWGPLSVSALLLGALIGWFVPLKQRIVAALMAFGAGVLISALSFEPVDEAWKEGGLPPVAGGFLAGALLYTLANDWLSRRGARHRKRSHEQKRTAQAEKHPDNSSALALGALLDGIPESIVIGVSLLEGGAVGLVAVIAVFLSNIPEVLSSAAGMKAEGKRAAGVFALWGAIALVSGISAALGYILFAGVQPELLAFVQAIAAGAILAMIVDTMVPEAFEGAHDFAGLISVAGFLAAFGLSRMA
- the msrA gene encoding peptide-methionine (S)-S-oxide reductase MsrA; translation: MSEQQAILAGGCFWCTEAVFLDLAGVSGVESGYIGGETVNPTYKQVCGGNTGHAEAIRVTFDPSVISYGDLLDIFFATHDPTQLNRQGNDIGTQYRSAIFPLSEEQEQTARAKIAALNEEQGGKIVTTVEPATTWYPAEDYHQNYWETEGRRSPYCMTVIPPKLNKLRKSFQNRLKADA
- the folP gene encoding dihydropteroate synthase, which gives rise to MALRTILRPTAFVDAPFGYDGQVARLAGTMCWFSAVELLKVGHDGQVSAELVPVEQIEARLDDDAMAADWASLTAVRPPLRLGERTIRLDQPQLMAILNATPDSFSGGGQAASADDGFAAAEAGAAILDVGGESTRPGARQVWEGDEIERVLPLVQRLAAGGAAVSIDTRKAAVMEAAIGAGATLVNDVSALGWDQRSAEVVAKAGVPVVLMHHQGSPETMQEAPSYPRGALVEVFFWLEDRIAAAVDAGIARDRIIVDPGIGFGKSVAHNLELMNGLTAFHALGCPLLVGASRKRTIGALHNEAPADRRLSGSVTLAIKAAEQGAHLIRAHDVFENVQALRVWRGLRDQALTPRF
- a CDS encoding CaiB/BaiF CoA transferase family protein; the encoded protein is MAGALEGLTIIEMAGLGPGPFAAMMLADHGARVIRVERPGNLSIPNDPLTRNRESIALDLRQDEGRDLVRGLAARADGLIEGYRPGVMERLELGPERLLGDNPRLIYGRVTGWGQTGPLAQDAGHDINYLALTGLLSCIGEADRPPAVPLNLVADYAGGGLMLAFGMLAGLIAAQRTGEGQVIDAAMTDGAALTGAIVFGLRAAGMWRDERGANLLDGGDPIYGCYRCADGKDLAVGAIEPQFRAALYDGLGLAPGAGRQAIAAAFATRGRDEWMAQFDGKDACVAPVLDLGEAPEHPHNRARGTFIDVDGVVQPRSAPRFERTPSPPPRLPRDPGCDGDAILAELGLSQHEIVELRDRGVLL
- a CDS encoding site-specific DNA-methyltransferase; the protein is MTPVRDATPRVRRKVEADPSGRIISGDCIEAIRALPASSVDLIFADPPYNLQLGGDLFRPEGGRVDAVDNDWDRFDSLAAYDSFTRAWLSEARRVLKDDGAIWVIGSYHNIFRVGAALQDLGFWILNDIVWRKSNPMPNFRGTRFTNAHETLLWCSKSQDSRYTFNYRAMKALNDDLQMRSDWVLPICSGAERLKGGDGHKAHPTQKPESLLYRVLLACTQPGDTVLDPFFGTGTTGAVAKRLGRHWIGIEREADYIEAAQARIAATLPLDESAMETVPDKRSQPRVAFGLLVESGLVQPGTVLTDAKRRWKAAVRADGSLSCGPHTGSIHKVGAGLNKAPSCNGWTFWHIERKGGLVPLDTLRQEHLAALS
- a CDS encoding acyl-CoA dehydrogenase family protein; the protein is MLDTSTRTLFESEHDAFRDTVRRVVDTLDTDRHEREGIVEREAWLRAGEAGMLCPTVPEEYGGLGLDFRFNAIVSEEASYAGSAVGWSLQSDIVADYVLAYGSEEQKKKWLPQMVSGEAITAIAMTEPGAGSDLQGMKTFARKAGNGWRLSGSKTYITNGQAADLVIVCARTTEEGGARGISLFLVETGDEGFSRGRNFDKIGLHGNDTSELFFDEVALPADRLLGPENGGFAMLMNQLPQERLSIAVQCQAAAQRAFDLAVEFTKDRKAFGKSVFEFQNTRFTLADLKTRLQVGWAHLDWAIQRHMRHELTPAEASGAKLFHSELQFAACDASLQLHGGAGYMNEYPIARLWRDARVTRIYGGTSEIMKELIARSI